GATACTGTCCACTAGACAATGATTGAGTGGTAGGCTGGTAGCTAGAGTTAGTTCAAGTGTTGAACACAAAGTTGGCGATCCATTTTTGACATATTAATTGGTGTATGATTTGGTGATCATGCGTGCTTAGTGAAAGCCGACTACCGAAAAGTAACTCGATTTATTAACCTCTATCGGAAGAAATCAAATTAGTTGTCTGTGCACTATGTCACCTGAAGTGACTTTTGGGTGCATTCATGGTTGTTGCTAGTTGGTGTACAGTTTTACTCAaatattttttcttcttctttaaaGTGCATTCACTTAACTAACAAGCTTCGTTCTAGAAGATTAGCTACTTAACTACTCACTCCGCTTTGATTTATAAGACATTGATGCTTTTGCAGTTTAACTTCTGTCATGTTACGAAAATTCCTGGGTTTCCAGTTTTGCCCTCGCTCGCGCCGCTCTCTCACCACGATAGCCGCTCACTCTCACCCTCTCAGCCCCACTCATCCTCCCTCGCCGATGCCATGCCTCGACGCCATGCCGATGGATAGGTCGATGGATGTTATTTCTATCCCTAGATCGGAACCTTCTCTGTCCTCTTGCAATGCGCTCATTTTATCCAATTTCAAGAATTGTTGTGAACTGtgccaacattttgcatcagggccctTTTATTTTTCAGAAACCAATCATGCTATACGGCTTGGAGGTTTCATAAATATTTCTTTGGGACCAAACCAAACAGAATTTAACCTTATTTGTTATTGATTACGTTACAATATGACCAATCAAAAACGGCACCACAACAGGTTCATTTAGCTCAGTTTGATTGATACCGTCGAAGGCTCAATTTTTTATGCAGGTTTTGTTACTGTGACAAAAgtacgaggctatgaacaaagtaAACAAAAGCTCAACGTCACAATAGGCAGCTCAACGTCACAATAAGAACAGCTTGCCTCGACGTCCTAACTACTCTTGAATAGGGCGAGACGAGACTCTGGATTGGCCATATCTCTAGGTCACAAAATATAGCAGTACAAAAGTACAAAGAGCACTTGGCAAATTGAAATTCTGCAATGCAATCTTCCACTACACTCCGATGCAAAATGCTACAGCTCTTTTCCATCTCCAGTAAAAcagccaaaaactatagaggaaaAATGGAGGCATCTTCGATGCTGTTGTTCGGTTACTAAGTGGACACTGGACACACGCGAACATCAATGACAAGTGACTTCAGTTAGTGGTTGCTAAAAGAGGCTCTTTCAAGTGATGAGACTGACACTGACAAATCACACCAGTTCATCGCATCGCAAAATCCCTCACCAAGGTTTGACCTCCTGTGCTGttgcataaaaataaaatggaGAGCGTTAGACAGGACCAACAGAAGACTTCCTTTGCTAGGCTTTACATCTACAGATGGATACTAAACTTGCATCAAAGACAAATTCCAAAAGCAGTGTAATACAAACTAAATGAATACTCACATTAAATTTGTATTCGACAAATGGTAAGTTAACGGAATATACATATGACACAAATAGGCATCATATAGAAGAATTATTCATGCTAGCGATCTTACTTTGGGTCTATGGGTGGCTATCTGGTATCAGAGACCACAGTGTGGCATGTTAACGAATTTTGTTATCATGCGTGCCATGCTAACAAGGCATATAATTGAGCGACCATATTTTCTTTGGCCAATATAACAGATGTATCTTCTGATATGATAAAATCCTAGAATAATGATAGTCAGTAAGCAGAAACTTACGAGCACTCCAAGTGAATATTCAGACAACGAGGATTCTCCTCGCTTGGGGAGATCATAACAGAACCTTCTATAATTTGATCTTGTGTTACCTCTATAGGATCAGAAAAGTAGAATATGGTCTGCAAAAGATGAGAAGAGGATATTACATCAAAAAGAGCATGAATAAGTGAATAACTGATTAACTGAACAAGTGAAGTATTTCATTGAGGAAAATTATATTTTTCAGAAAACAGAACCTGGTGCCAATGTGTTGGCTCATCTTCGGGGGCTGTAGACAGCACAACTGTGTTATCTGATCCTCGACTCCTTTTCTTACAAATAATATCAGCTGGATTTGACTCTGAGGACAAATTTTGCGAAGACTCTGCAGGCCCATTGAACTCCACCTCAAACCAGAGACCAAAGCCATGAATTGGAGCTTCACATCAAATGAAATAAAGTTCAGATTCTTGTCAAGGAACTAAGACAGGACATTTGTTACCTATAACTGATTGGAAAATAATCACCCAAAGACAGAGGTATTTTCATAATCGAGTATAATAATAAAAAAAAACAGCTGCGAACTTCTATTTCATACTCTGAACTGGATTAATATGCCATACTCTCTATTTTCTGCACAGCTCTAACCTAGTCATGTGTTAATGGGTGACAATCAGTCGACAGAACTGAGAATTTAGAGATAAAGAAATGTAGAAGTATTAGATTCCTGACTTCTCCCAGGTTGCTGACCTCTCCTATACTTTGATATTCAAACAGTAGATGAATAAATAATTGAGACAGATACATGAAAAACAATCCAAGTGGAAGATTATACAAAATAAAATGGTGAAGCAACATAATAGAAGAGCGTCCAGGAATTAACTTGCACCTGCTGTATCAACATGAAATAGACTGCCAGACATAGTGATGGGCTGTTAGCTTAAGTGGCAGATAAATGCCATTGCCAATTTGGGCGCAACTAAAAGTAGGACAGCATGGGATATGCTGCCTGGTGATAATCAACTACTGTGGTACGATTCAGCAAAAATGAGCACTTTTTTGTTGGATTAAGTGATGACTGAATTCCACTGTCAGCATGGAGGAAACTGACATTGCGAAAAGTTGTATCATAAGAATAAACATCAGAGCATCAAAGATGTCAACAAGATGGTGCATCGCTAGAAACAATGTATCAAAGATCAAACGATGTGTCTAGCACTGAACCTATATAAACACCCAATTTCAATACAGCTTATGTAGCAAGTGTAATATCTAACACCATACAGGTAAGACTTTGAAGTACTTACCAACAGGTAAAACATTAGAGTATCACACTATCAGATCCTTATATCAACAAAGTAAATCAAGGTTCAAGTTTTAAATGATATCAGAATACCAGATTGTGTTATTAAAATGACCAATTTAGCGCATAGGGAGTGGAAAAACATCAATAAAGCCACATAAATTACCTAACATCATTGACGATACATTGTATGTTGTGGCGACAGATTTGAACTCCTCAACCGTGAAAGTGTAGCAGTCAATGTGCTTGACCTATAACAATTTGCAAGTACACGACCCCAAGAAGAGGTGAGGGTTGGAAAGTGTAATTACAGTTAAATCACAATAAGTTGATCATGGTTATTTATCTGGCAGCCTTGTCAAAACTCACCACAAAAGGCCAACTTATAACATTCTCTCCACCGATTAGTTCAATGGAGGGTTCCTCAGATGCAAACTTTTTGGCAAGTGGCACAAGAGCAGACACTGCAGAACAAAGTTGAAAATCAAATTACAGTTTGCATAAGATACTAAGGGTCTGTTTGAATGGCATCCAGGTACTGCCTGGGCGAATGTTTGGCGTTGACCGAGGGCATGGGCATAAGCTCGGATTGTGGCCAAATTTTCAGATCCGTGCCAAATTTTTGGTCGCCTGTTCACTTTTTCCGCCAACTGCTTGGTGAACCGGCAGCGGCGGAAACCTGCGCCAAATAATTGGCACCCCCTGTTATGGTAGGGCTCATGCGGGCGCCATCCAAACAGCCCCTAACAGCAATGCATACTAAAACTGTGAAAACAGAACGAAAATAACTTACTGTTTATGCCATAAACATCACACCAGAAATCAACACTGCCTTCATATCTATCAGAATTTGTTATGGGTGCCATGAAAAGCTGAGGAGAGAAGGAACCATAAGCATTCAGAATTGGCCAACAGCACAACAAAATATGGTTGATTGTCTATTTAGGCCGAAAACAAACATCACTAAATGGCTTACACAAACTAGCAAATAACAAATTTATTTATTGGTCCAACATTTGTGCGATAGCTTTTGTGTGTGAGAAATTTCCATATCGTAAATATACCGTAGCATGCGAAGGAAGGATGAGACCCCCAGGCTTGAGCCATTTATCCCTTGCAAACAGGACACTGGGCAGCATACTCTACAAGAGAAAACAGAAGACATAAGAAGTTAAAAATCAACGTATGAAATGCAAGCAATaagcaaggtctaccaaaaaaAAGGCACCTCATAGAGAAGCATATAACCCATCCATTCTGATATTATTACATCAACCTTCTCCTCGACTTCAACATCCTGCACAGCCAACTCAAAAGTAAATACAAAAAAGTAGTGAAGATAAAAAAAAGAATGAATGTAAGGAATGAAAATATAAATTCATTCTTAAATGTGAATGCTTTCTCGAAAAGAATAGTTGAACCAGAGAATTCCTATACAAAAAAATTGAAGAAAATACAAATCCTATGTCCTGATTATGCTAACATATTTTTACTGTAACAATACTAACAAACCCACTCCCTCAAGGAACTGCATACAACTCAAGAATGCAAATAATTTTTCCATAGAGAAAGTTTATTCTTGTTCACACAAGGAAAATAATAACCCCAACACAGAATGACATATTTATCTATAACAAAGAATATATGTAATGATAAAATCTCACCTCAACACGTCCATGTATGACCACGATCTTATCAGCTAGATTGTTCGCTTTTACAATTTCACTAGCCTGCATAAAACGAAGAGAATTTTGAGAGTTGACTTTGCTGCTATTTGAAGATATTGGATatacagaaaaaaacagaaagttGATCCGTTTTGAGTGGCCAATACAAAATACTTGTGCTCTTGTTAACATAACTTTTTTATCACTACCTTTATATTTATGCTGTTTACAGAGGTAGGGTGGAATGAAATGGTTCAGAAGGTACATTTCAACAAGTCGCAGAAAAATAAGAAAAGGATTGGTGTCATAGGTAGTGCCCTACTGACAACTAGCTCGTTACCTGGGTAGCGATTTCACTAGCATCCACGGCATACACCTGTAATAACATTTGAAGACGGGCAGAAAGGTTTGATGTTAGTAGGCCGAACAAATATATCAGTCAAAACAGGTAGTAACTAATGTTACGCTACTAAATGAAATTCCACTGAAACAAAAATCTGGCAAGACCAGGTTAACAATTATCCGTCATCCTAGATACACGTCCCTTTTGTAGGGGCAAATACGGTTGAACTAACAGATTTAAAATGGCTTTTTCTGTTTCCCATAGTAGCATGGATAAGTT
This region of Lolium perenne isolate Kyuss_39 chromosome 2, Kyuss_2.0, whole genome shotgun sequence genomic DNA includes:
- the LOC127337151 gene encoding probable protein arginine N-methyltransferase 6.1; translated protein: MLPSHLNGHSPLARRPRLSAATGDTPASEAAAAADAALDAHDRVYFQSYSHIGIHEAMIKDRVRTDAYRAAIMHHQKFIEGKVVMDVGCGTGILSVFCARAGAKRVYAVDASEIATQASEIVKANNLADKIVVIHGRVEDVEVEEKVDVIISEWMGYMLLYESMLPSVLFARDKWLKPGGLILPSHATLFMAPITNSDRYEGSVDFWCDVYGINMSALVPLAKKFASEEPSIELIGGENVISWPFVVKHIDCYTFTVEEFKSVATTYNVSSMMLAPIHGFGLWFEVEFNGPAESSQNLSSESNPADIICKKRSRGSDNTVVLSTAPEDEPTHWHQTIFYFSDPIEVTQDQIIEGSVMISPSEENPRCLNIHLECSTGGQTLVRDFAMR